One part of the Mariniblastus fucicola genome encodes these proteins:
- a CDS encoding MFS transporter, which produces MSEEINPYAAGPGNKVTPSTPPEDRIPFQQKAAYAVGMLVNNLQAAALPAMMIVLNLGLGINPILVGIIGFIPRIFDAVSDPLMGYISDNTRSRWGRRRPYILIGALISGLVFAAMWQVPTGWPVNYERDADADGVIDRMELRAGSDPNNVNSPVVDGGQDTNDSTGPADDGISDALEQTMITLGSTAPITTELDADGDEVPDYDQSRQSYYFWAFLIALVIYFLTYTMYATPFVAFGYEMTPDYHERTRLHAFANAAGQLAWLGAPWIWYFMSLYENKVDGASQLGMIFGISIMILGMVPAIFCRERMSELKPVESKGDGASGLLNNFKEFFKNLTSSLKCSPFVKLCLATFLVFNGFQLGISFSLYVMIYYVFQGGENPDALAGDLNGWWGSLTAICTMAVIPLTAVISEWLGSKRKAFMVTIGLSIIGYALKWIGYNPAFPYLLLISCPFVAFGTGSLFTLMGSMISDVCDYDELQSHQRREGVFGAIYWWMVKVGMALAGLLTGYLLVGSGFVTPLPGATEAVVQTDSTLLYLRMFDVVIPIVTSVIAMAIMASYEITEERAKSIRAELEQRRGKLE; this is translated from the coding sequence ATGAGCGAAGAAATAAATCCTTACGCAGCCGGTCCCGGCAATAAAGTAACCCCGTCGACGCCTCCAGAAGATCGCATCCCGTTTCAGCAAAAAGCCGCCTACGCGGTCGGCATGTTGGTCAACAATCTTCAGGCGGCCGCGCTGCCAGCGATGATGATCGTGCTAAACCTTGGTCTGGGCATCAACCCGATTCTGGTCGGCATCATCGGCTTCATCCCACGGATCTTTGATGCGGTTTCCGATCCACTGATGGGATACATCTCGGACAACACGCGATCTCGCTGGGGTCGCCGGCGTCCATACATTCTGATCGGAGCCCTGATTTCCGGTTTGGTGTTCGCGGCGATGTGGCAGGTGCCGACCGGCTGGCCGGTGAACTATGAACGCGACGCGGATGCCGATGGCGTCATCGATCGCATGGAGTTGAGAGCCGGTTCGGATCCGAACAATGTGAACAGCCCGGTCGTCGACGGAGGTCAGGACACGAACGATTCGACGGGACCCGCCGATGACGGGATCTCCGACGCGCTCGAACAGACCATGATCACGCTGGGCTCGACGGCCCCGATCACGACCGAACTGGATGCTGACGGCGATGAAGTGCCGGACTATGACCAGTCAAGACAGTCGTACTACTTCTGGGCATTTCTGATCGCGCTGGTGATCTACTTTCTGACTTACACGATGTACGCGACTCCGTTCGTTGCGTTCGGCTACGAGATGACGCCGGACTATCACGAAAGGACGCGACTGCATGCTTTCGCCAACGCCGCCGGTCAATTGGCCTGGTTGGGAGCGCCGTGGATCTGGTACTTCATGTCGCTCTATGAAAACAAAGTCGACGGTGCCAGCCAGTTGGGCATGATCTTCGGCATCTCGATCATGATCCTGGGCATGGTTCCCGCGATCTTCTGTCGGGAACGAATGAGCGAACTCAAACCGGTCGAATCGAAAGGCGATGGCGCTTCCGGACTGTTGAATAACTTCAAGGAGTTCTTCAAAAACCTGACTTCGTCTCTTAAGTGTTCACCGTTTGTGAAACTGTGTCTGGCAACGTTTCTGGTGTTCAACGGATTTCAACTGGGAATTTCGTTTTCGCTTTACGTGATGATTTATTACGTCTTCCAGGGCGGAGAGAACCCGGACGCTTTGGCCGGTGACCTCAATGGATGGTGGGGATCGTTGACCGCGATTTGCACGATGGCGGTGATTCCGCTGACGGCTGTTATTTCGGAGTGGCTTGGCAGCAAACGTAAGGCCTTTATGGTCACGATCGGCCTGTCGATTATCGGCTACGCGTTGAAGTGGATCGGCTACAACCCTGCGTTTCCGTATCTATTACTGATTTCTTGCCCGTTTGTGGCGTTTGGGACCGGTTCCCTGTTCACGTTGATGGGTTCAATGATTTCAGACGTCTGTGATTACGACGAACTACAGTCGCATCAGCGCCGCGAAGGCGTTTTCGGTGCAATCTACTGGTGGATGGTGAAGGTTGGCATGGCTTTGGCAGGCTTGCTGACGGGATATTTGTTGGTTGGATCAGGATTTGTTACGCCGCTTCCGGGGGCAACCGAAGCGGTCGTTCAAACGGATTCAACGTTGCTATATCTGCGAATGTTTGATGTCGTGATTCCGATCGTGACGTCGGTGATCGCGATGGCAATTATGGCGAGCTACGAGATTACTGAAGAAAGAGCAAAGTCTATTCGTGCCGAACTGGAACAGCGGCGAGGAAAGCTTGAATAA
- a CDS encoding PVC-type heme-binding CxxCH protein, translated as MTYFRSSLALFMAMLLFGSSRPCTADEPAFEIEAGKKVAFVGNSLAERMNLFGHFETRLQIRFAESKPVFRNFGWPADAVEQQARPGNYTKIDDPFLVYSPEVLVCFFGFNESFAGTTQQELAAFRANYEKYLASISKKITDAGGKQPSFALVSPIAFEATGNQFQPDGQQENANLAAYTEVVRELAVERKLPFVDLFTPTKELFAAEPGAQYTINGCHLNEAGDKAVAELLDKGLFGDAVSADDQLFEKVRTVVNDKAWLHLQDYRMLNGWYVYGGRRTWDTETFPGEFVKIRSMVSIRDDYINDLVLGKPVPDRPDDSTTGDVFIPETMFGSRDDDFREFREPKTLKYPTPEESISQMTVPDGFEVQVFASEKDFPELANPTQIAFDSKGRLWVSCMINYPQWLPNSSRPSDRLLILEDTDGDGKADKCTNFYDKLICPTGFEFHKDGVLVVDEPRILFLQDTDGDDKADKVTHMLDGIGTSDTHHAMGAWEWSQGGRLHMLEGIAMSTTMETPWGPKRQIGASGCYFWDLESLKMGYFRVPGTYNPWCLVFNKDGYGVVGDGTNSNQYWTSPFSGGQPKTRSGIDPIFNNEGMRPSCGNEFLETRQFPEAYHDKLIYSCVINMHGFPSFVVNDSDENVTGLTGRRVEDLISSTDMFFRPVDPKIGPDGALWFGDWCNALIGHMQYSQRDPNRDHEHGRIYRLVHKDTPLLEPVTQYGKSNEELLQQLLAFEPRTRYRARRELVGREREAVLSSVSKWVSEADSPEAWVEGLWVQETLHGVDADLVAKILAKGDFKQRSAAMHVVGNEIEYLSDAESLLEQGVADANGRVRLETIRATSLNPTIENARIALLSLASNTDKWIDYTLEHAIRSFEPVLLTDEGMEMVESLPEAARDHLELSRIAQGPGAQVFKPMKVLADVDAKQEDLDKALQQVVAAQKGNRKNGSAVFKRVCANCHQNGNLGVKFGPDLTGLGDRMNKDHIVRSILWPNEEISKGYETIMVADLDGVVTSGFVLEETDEKVVLGIADGKKKEILKEDIEERKDMKASSMPEGLTETISPGEFVDLLAFLMGDWVATNPNLDYKRQSYNGQKEVSRQTHIRIPQSFPPQWNIEAEHLLSHEGVRRSSFAFHSPNSEQTPSPEVIIRFNEPTIVRTVKVVNRNDADLHDRAKGLTFSVSADGEEWKEIWTARNAYPNWEFTTKHDEPIKYAKFSLKGAGILHLYKAFFYGEVVK; from the coding sequence ATGACCTATTTTCGATCGTCGCTTGCTTTATTCATGGCGATGTTGCTGTTTGGATCATCTCGACCCTGTACCGCCGACGAACCCGCCTTTGAAATTGAAGCCGGTAAAAAAGTCGCCTTTGTCGGGAACTCGCTGGCCGAGCGAATGAACCTGTTCGGACATTTCGAAACGCGATTGCAGATTCGTTTTGCGGAGAGTAAGCCAGTTTTTCGAAATTTCGGTTGGCCCGCAGATGCGGTTGAGCAACAGGCTCGCCCGGGAAATTACACCAAGATCGACGACCCGTTCCTGGTTTACTCGCCGGAAGTCCTCGTTTGCTTTTTTGGCTTCAACGAATCCTTTGCCGGAACAACGCAGCAGGAACTGGCTGCGTTTCGCGCAAACTACGAGAAATACCTGGCCAGCATCAGTAAAAAAATCACTGACGCGGGTGGCAAACAGCCCTCATTCGCGCTCGTTTCACCGATCGCTTTCGAAGCAACCGGAAACCAGTTCCAGCCTGATGGCCAGCAGGAGAATGCCAACCTTGCGGCCTACACGGAAGTCGTACGCGAACTCGCGGTTGAGCGAAAGTTGCCTTTCGTTGATTTGTTCACGCCGACGAAAGAACTTTTCGCCGCAGAGCCCGGAGCCCAGTACACGATCAATGGTTGTCACCTGAACGAAGCGGGCGACAAAGCGGTCGCAGAATTGCTTGACAAAGGCCTGTTCGGCGACGCGGTCTCGGCCGACGATCAGCTTTTTGAGAAAGTCCGGACCGTCGTCAACGACAAAGCGTGGTTGCACTTGCAGGACTATCGCATGCTCAATGGGTGGTACGTTTACGGCGGACGCCGAACATGGGACACCGAAACGTTCCCTGGCGAGTTCGTGAAAATTCGGTCGATGGTTTCGATTCGCGACGACTACATCAACGATCTGGTGTTGGGCAAACCGGTTCCTGACCGCCCCGACGATTCGACGACGGGTGATGTTTTCATTCCCGAAACCATGTTCGGTTCTCGCGACGATGATTTCCGTGAGTTTCGCGAACCGAAAACGCTCAAGTACCCGACGCCTGAAGAATCGATTTCGCAGATGACTGTTCCGGACGGGTTCGAAGTCCAGGTTTTCGCTTCGGAGAAAGATTTCCCCGAGCTCGCCAATCCGACGCAGATCGCTTTCGACAGCAAAGGGCGCCTGTGGGTTTCCTGCATGATCAACTATCCGCAGTGGTTGCCGAACTCCAGCCGACCAAGTGATCGGCTGCTGATTCTGGAAGATACCGATGGGGATGGCAAAGCGGACAAGTGCACGAATTTTTATGACAAACTTATTTGCCCAACTGGATTTGAGTTTCACAAAGACGGCGTGTTGGTCGTCGACGAACCCCGGATTCTCTTCTTGCAAGACACCGACGGCGACGACAAGGCCGACAAGGTGACTCATATGCTCGACGGAATCGGCACGAGCGACACGCACCACGCGATGGGAGCCTGGGAGTGGTCGCAAGGCGGACGACTTCACATGCTTGAGGGCATCGCCATGTCAACGACGATGGAAACGCCATGGGGACCCAAGCGACAGATCGGTGCATCTGGATGTTATTTTTGGGATCTGGAGTCGTTGAAGATGGGCTATTTTCGCGTCCCGGGTACCTACAATCCGTGGTGTCTTGTTTTCAACAAAGACGGATACGGTGTGGTCGGCGACGGCACGAATTCGAATCAGTACTGGACCAGTCCGTTTTCCGGTGGCCAGCCAAAAACGCGTTCGGGCATCGATCCGATTTTCAACAACGAGGGCATGCGTCCGTCCTGCGGAAACGAGTTTCTCGAAACGCGGCAGTTCCCTGAGGCCTACCATGACAAACTGATTTACTCCTGCGTGATCAACATGCACGGTTTTCCTTCGTTCGTCGTCAACGACAGCGACGAAAACGTGACGGGTCTGACGGGGAGACGCGTTGAGGACCTGATTTCGTCGACTGACATGTTCTTCCGGCCAGTCGATCCAAAAATTGGCCCCGATGGAGCCCTGTGGTTTGGAGATTGGTGCAACGCTCTGATCGGGCACATGCAATACTCGCAGCGGGATCCCAATCGCGACCACGAACACGGACGGATTTATCGTCTGGTTCACAAAGACACGCCTTTGCTGGAGCCAGTGACGCAGTACGGAAAATCAAACGAAGAACTTTTGCAACAGTTATTGGCTTTCGAACCGCGGACTCGATATCGAGCCCGTCGTGAACTCGTCGGACGCGAACGCGAAGCCGTACTTTCGTCGGTCAGCAAATGGGTTAGTGAAGCCGACAGCCCGGAGGCATGGGTGGAAGGACTTTGGGTTCAGGAAACTCTTCACGGCGTAGATGCTGACCTGGTCGCCAAGATTCTGGCCAAAGGAGACTTCAAACAGCGCTCGGCAGCGATGCATGTGGTCGGCAATGAGATCGAATATCTTTCTGACGCCGAGTCTTTACTTGAGCAGGGTGTCGCGGATGCCAATGGTCGCGTGCGTTTGGAAACGATCCGGGCGACGAGTCTGAATCCGACGATTGAGAACGCACGAATCGCGTTGCTGTCGCTTGCGTCGAACACGGACAAGTGGATCGACTATACGCTTGAGCATGCAATTCGATCATTCGAGCCAGTCTTGCTTACGGACGAAGGCATGGAGATGGTTGAATCGCTTCCCGAAGCCGCGCGTGATCACCTGGAGCTTTCCCGAATCGCGCAAGGTCCCGGTGCTCAGGTTTTCAAACCAATGAAAGTTCTGGCCGACGTTGATGCGAAGCAGGAAGATCTGGACAAGGCCCTTCAGCAGGTCGTGGCGGCTCAAAAAGGCAATCGGAAAAACGGAAGCGCTGTTTTCAAGCGAGTCTGTGCCAACTGTCACCAAAACGGAAACTTGGGCGTCAAGTTCGGCCCGGACCTGACCGGGCTGGGCGATCGGATGAACAAGGATCATATCGTCCGTTCGATTTTGTGGCCGAACGAGGAGATTTCCAAGGGCTATGAAACGATTATGGTGGCCGATCTCGATGGCGTTGTGACCAGCGGATTCGTGCTGGAAGAAACCGACGAGAAAGTGGTTCTTGGAATCGCAGACGGCAAGAAGAAAGAAATCCTCAAAGAGGACATCGAAGAACGCAAAGACATGAAGGCCAGTAGCATGCCGGAAGGTCTGACGGAAACGATTTCACCGGGCGAGTTCGTGGACTTGCTGGCCTTTCTGATGGGCGATTGGGTCGCGACGAATCCGAATCTGGACTACAAGCGGCAAAGCTACAACGGACAGAAGGAAGTCTCGCGGCAAACGCACATTCGCATCCCGCAGAGTTTCCCTCCACAGTGGAACATCGAGGCCGAGCATCTGTTGAGCCACGAAGGTGTTCGCCGATCAAGTTTTGCTTTCCATTCGCCAAACAGCGAACAGACGCCTTCGCCTGAAGTAATCATTCGTTTCAATGAACCGACGATCGTGCGGACGGTGAAAGTCGTCAACCGCAACGATGCTGATCTTCATGATCGAGCCAAAGGACTGACGTTCTCGGTAAGTGCCGATGGCGAAGAGTGGAAAGAAATTTGGACGGCTCGCAATGCCTACCCGAATTGGGAATTCACCACGAAGCACGACGAACCGATCAAGTACGCGAAGTTCAGCTTGAAAGGTGCCGGAATTTTGCACCTCTACAAAGCGTTCTTCTACGGCGAAGTCGTGAAGTAA
- a CDS encoding alpha-amylase/4-alpha-glucanotransferase domain-containing protein yields the protein MSDPQINLCLVLHNHQPVGNFDGVFEAAYQDSYLPFLEVFEPFTDLKISLHTSGPLMQWMREKHPDYLSRIASLVEAGRIEIIGGAFYEAILTMIPTRDRVGQIEMFSKWLEKHVCPKVNGMWVPERVWESNLASSIADAGIHYTVLDDYHFRRAGLTNDQLFGDYVVEDEGRVIRVFPGSEKLRYLIPFSSPEEVVNYCREVAQKQPGGVLVFGDDGEKFGTWPNTKKHVYDDGWLKAFFQALTDNRDWINTTTLADAIERTQPLGKIYLPDSSYREMTEWALPVQRQVEQDELVHQLEGDPRWKQIQSFMSGGMWRNFKVKYPETNFMYSRMMYVSELLQQAIDSGASDSVIDSARDHLYQGQCNCSYWHGAFGGIYLPHLRNAVYQHLLYAENILRGVLTPDATFVEAESRDFNFDGRSEVRLANEQISAWISPHAGGHVYELDLMQIGHNLGATLARRKEFYHAKVMQGENKAEGEAASIHDLVVFKQEGLDKRLQYDSRLRSSLIDHFWDEDVTLDALMENRALERGDFADGDFGAKIRRSPDRIQVMMAREGNAWGVPLKITKGLTLAKDSNEIEIAYLIEGLPTDRSFRFAVEFNLAGMPDGQDDRFFSDAAGNHLGQLGEKIELPSAKEISLTDQWLGLQATLSVDSDAKLWAYPVQAVSQSESGFELVHQCVCVQPSWIVRGDVTGRWSSRLKLRLQTEASRHFQGNEEALAAQ from the coding sequence ATGAGCGATCCACAAATCAACCTCTGTCTGGTCCTTCACAACCATCAACCGGTGGGCAACTTCGACGGAGTATTCGAAGCCGCCTATCAGGACAGCTATTTGCCGTTCCTGGAAGTTTTCGAGCCGTTCACGGATCTCAAGATCTCGCTGCACACCAGTGGTCCGCTGATGCAGTGGATGCGCGAAAAACATCCGGACTATCTCAGTCGCATTGCTTCGCTGGTGGAAGCCGGTCGCATCGAAATCATCGGCGGGGCTTTCTACGAAGCCATCCTGACGATGATTCCGACTCGGGATCGCGTCGGCCAGATCGAAATGTTTTCAAAGTGGCTGGAAAAGCATGTGTGCCCGAAGGTCAACGGCATGTGGGTTCCCGAACGGGTTTGGGAATCGAATCTCGCTTCTTCGATTGCCGACGCAGGAATCCACTATACGGTGCTGGACGACTATCACTTTCGCCGTGCGGGCCTGACCAACGATCAGCTTTTTGGCGACTATGTTGTTGAAGACGAAGGCCGGGTGATTCGCGTCTTTCCGGGAAGCGAAAAATTGCGCTATCTGATTCCGTTTTCTTCGCCCGAAGAAGTCGTGAACTACTGCCGCGAAGTCGCCCAGAAACAACCAGGTGGAGTTCTGGTTTTCGGCGACGACGGTGAGAAATTTGGAACCTGGCCGAACACGAAGAAACACGTCTACGACGACGGCTGGTTGAAAGCGTTCTTCCAGGCGTTGACGGACAATCGCGATTGGATCAACACAACGACGCTGGCAGATGCAATCGAGAGAACCCAACCACTGGGGAAAATCTATCTTCCCGACAGCAGCTATCGCGAGATGACAGAGTGGGCTCTGCCGGTGCAGCGTCAAGTCGAGCAGGACGAGTTGGTACATCAACTCGAAGGCGATCCGCGTTGGAAACAGATTCAAAGCTTCATGAGCGGCGGGATGTGGCGGAACTTCAAGGTGAAGTATCCGGAAACGAATTTCATGTACTCGCGGATGATGTATGTCAGCGAACTTTTGCAGCAAGCCATCGATTCCGGAGCCAGCGATTCGGTGATCGATTCGGCGCGAGACCATCTGTATCAGGGCCAGTGCAACTGCAGCTATTGGCACGGCGCGTTCGGTGGCATCTATTTGCCTCATCTTCGCAATGCGGTGTATCAGCATTTGCTGTACGCCGAGAATATATTGCGAGGCGTTTTGACGCCTGACGCGACGTTCGTCGAAGCTGAATCGCGCGACTTCAACTTTGATGGCCGCTCGGAAGTTCGACTTGCCAACGAGCAGATTTCCGCGTGGATTTCGCCGCATGCCGGAGGACACGTTTACGAATTGGACTTGATGCAAATCGGCCATAATCTTGGCGCGACGCTGGCTCGCCGCAAAGAGTTTTACCACGCCAAAGTCATGCAGGGTGAAAACAAAGCCGAAGGCGAAGCGGCCAGCATTCACGATCTGGTTGTGTTCAAACAGGAAGGCCTCGACAAGCGTCTGCAGTACGATAGCCGGTTGCGAAGCAGCCTGATCGATCACTTCTGGGACGAAGACGTGACACTCGATGCGTTGATGGAAAACAGGGCACTTGAACGGGGTGATTTCGCCGACGGAGACTTCGGTGCCAAAATCCGGCGCAGCCCTGATCGTATCCAGGTGATGATGGCTCGTGAAGGAAACGCCTGGGGTGTGCCGCTAAAAATTACCAAGGGTCTGACGCTGGCCAAAGACAGTAACGAAATCGAGATCGCCTATCTGATCGAAGGCCTGCCAACCGATCGCTCGTTCCGGTTTGCGGTCGAGTTCAATCTGGCGGGCATGCCGGACGGCCAGGACGATCGGTTCTTCAGCGACGCTGCTGGCAATCATCTCGGGCAACTGGGTGAGAAAATAGAACTGCCTTCGGCGAAAGAAATCTCATTGACCGATCAGTGGTTGGGTTTGCAGGCGACGCTGTCGGTTGACTCCGATGCGAAACTGTGGGCCTACCCGGTTCAGGCGGTCAGCCAATCGGAATCTGGTTTTGAACTGGTTCATCAGTGCGTCTGCGTTCAGCCCAGCTGGATCGTCCGCGGCGACGTGACAGGCCGTTGGTCATCGCGATTGAAACTGAGACTGCAAACCGAAGCATCGCGTCACTTCCAGGGCAACGAAGAAGCCCTCGCGGCTCAATAG
- a CDS encoding extracellular solute-binding protein, with translation MKATLNKLIAIAILFASVMGCIAEKENEVVVYAALDREFSEPILQDIGAELNLNVLPRYDVESNKTVGLANAIIAEKNRPRCDIFWNNEILHTLRLQEEGLLEAWTCEPAKRFPSEFVSDQGQWFGFAARARVLIVNTDLVPEAQRPRSINDLLDIKWKKKCCVARPLFGTSATQAAVMFDTLGDEAATDFYRRLAENATVLGGNKQVAQKVASGEFAFGLTDTDDAIIEVENANPVAIVFPDQGEGETGTLFIPNTLCVIKNGPNSIRAKRLVERLLAADIESRLAGGASAQIPLAGDVEARSRVEPEAELKFVKVDFQAAAKRWNEVSKTLLEIFPTGGK, from the coding sequence ATGAAAGCCACATTGAACAAGTTGATCGCAATCGCCATTCTGTTCGCTTCCGTCATGGGCTGCATCGCCGAAAAGGAAAACGAGGTCGTCGTCTACGCGGCTTTGGATCGTGAATTCAGCGAGCCCATTTTGCAAGACATCGGTGCGGAACTGAACCTGAATGTGCTGCCTCGCTACGATGTTGAATCCAACAAGACCGTCGGATTGGCCAACGCAATCATTGCGGAAAAGAACCGGCCTCGCTGCGACATTTTCTGGAACAACGAGATCCTGCATACGCTGCGATTGCAGGAAGAGGGGTTGCTGGAAGCCTGGACTTGCGAACCGGCGAAGCGATTTCCGTCCGAGTTCGTTTCGGATCAAGGTCAGTGGTTCGGCTTTGCCGCCCGAGCCCGCGTGCTGATCGTCAACACCGATCTGGTTCCAGAGGCTCAGCGTCCCAGGTCGATCAACGATCTGTTGGACATCAAGTGGAAGAAAAAGTGCTGCGTCGCGCGACCCCTGTTTGGAACCTCCGCCACACAAGCGGCCGTCATGTTCGATACCCTTGGCGATGAAGCAGCCACTGACTTTTATCGCCGCCTGGCCGAAAACGCGACCGTGCTCGGCGGTAACAAGCAGGTGGCTCAGAAAGTTGCGTCTGGCGAATTCGCGTTTGGCTTGACCGATACCGACGACGCAATTATCGAAGTCGAAAACGCCAACCCGGTTGCAATCGTGTTTCCCGATCAGGGCGAAGGAGAAACCGGAACGCTGTTCATTCCCAACACACTTTGCGTGATCAAGAACGGCCCCAATTCCATTCGCGCAAAACGACTGGTGGAAAGATTGCTTGCCGCAGATATCGAATCGCGACTGGCAGGGGGCGCGAGCGCTCAAATCCCACTCGCTGGCGACGTCGAAGCACGTAGTCGCGTCGAACCCGAGGCCGAACTGAAGTTCGTCAAAGTCGACTTTCAGGCCGCCGCAAAACGCTGGAACGAAGTCTCCAAAACGCTGCTTGAGATCTTCCCCACCGGCGGGAAGTGA
- a CDS encoding DUF72 domain-containing protein yields MPPTPIQTTHNSLYRLGCPVWNCDAWKGSVYPATAAKDRWLSHYTKTFNTVEGNSTFYGIPGPDTFRRWADQSADGFRFALKFPRVVSHERELVGAETETGLFLDGLQILHDAKRLGTSFLQLGPRFGPSGLAALQLYLDRLPSEFPFAVEVRHPAWFEGGLEKELNQLLEFHDIDRVMFDSRPLFASPPKDESEIKSQSRKPRSPIRDFVTGPRPMLRLVGRNDLSAADPWIEEWVPKVATWIRDGLQPYVFLHAPDDAFAPQLAMRFHNALAEKIHSLEPIDSWPHSVEVQQQLF; encoded by the coding sequence ATGCCACCGACACCGATCCAAACCACGCACAACTCGCTCTACCGGCTTGGCTGTCCGGTTTGGAACTGCGACGCGTGGAAGGGATCCGTCTATCCGGCCACGGCAGCGAAAGATCGCTGGCTGTCGCACTACACCAAGACTTTCAACACCGTCGAAGGTAACAGCACGTTCTACGGCATTCCCGGTCCGGACACGTTTCGTCGCTGGGCAGATCAATCCGCCGATGGATTCCGGTTTGCACTGAAGTTCCCTCGCGTCGTCTCGCATGAGCGGGAACTTGTGGGCGCCGAAACGGAAACCGGGCTGTTTCTTGACGGGCTCCAAATCCTTCACGATGCGAAGCGGCTTGGTACCAGCTTCCTGCAACTCGGCCCGCGGTTCGGGCCCAGCGGTTTGGCCGCGCTGCAACTTTATCTTGATCGACTTCCGAGTGAGTTTCCTTTCGCCGTTGAAGTTCGCCATCCGGCCTGGTTTGAAGGCGGGCTTGAGAAGGAGCTGAATCAGCTGCTTGAGTTCCACGACATCGACCGCGTGATGTTTGATTCACGCCCGCTGTTTGCCTCGCCGCCAAAGGACGAGTCCGAGATCAAATCGCAATCGCGAAAGCCACGTTCTCCGATCCGCGATTTCGTGACCGGTCCGCGTCCGATGCTGCGGTTGGTGGGCCGCAACGATCTTTCGGCGGCGGATCCGTGGATCGAAGAATGGGTTCCCAAAGTCGCGACATGGATTCGCGACGGGCTGCAGCCTTACGTTTTTCTGCATGCTCCCGATGATGCTTTCGCGCCACAACTGGCGATGCGTTTTCACAACGCGCTTGCCGAAAAGATTCATTCGCTTGAGCCCATCGATTCGTGGCCTCATTCGGTTGAGGTTCAGCAACAGCTGTTCTAG
- a CDS encoding Fpg/Nei family DNA glycosylase — protein sequence MPEGHSVHRVARDHCLAFANQKMIVLSPQGRFEAEAKKISGRHLIGAEAFGKHLVYLWGTKTRAPKVDAKPAAIMHVHLGLYGKFRLHKNPPPDPRGAVRVRMIGYEKAFDLNGPNTCRLLSKEEFRTLKNRIGADPLRADADPELAWQKITKSRKAIGALLLDQSVVAGIGNIYRAEILFKLGIHPETKGCELSRETFDELWALSVELLQIGLKYNRIITVDRSDIDKPLSRLTRAERLLVYKKSRCSNCGNRVRQWEVAARKMYACEKCQRRVA from the coding sequence ATGCCTGAAGGACATTCCGTTCACCGCGTCGCTCGCGACCACTGCCTTGCATTTGCCAATCAGAAAATGATCGTGCTCTCGCCGCAAGGAAGATTCGAGGCAGAAGCCAAAAAGATCTCCGGGCGGCACTTAATCGGCGCCGAAGCCTTCGGCAAGCATCTGGTTTACTTATGGGGTACCAAAACGCGTGCTCCCAAAGTCGACGCCAAACCCGCGGCCATCATGCACGTTCATCTGGGGCTGTACGGAAAGTTCCGCTTACACAAGAACCCGCCGCCGGATCCTCGCGGCGCGGTTCGCGTGCGGATGATCGGCTACGAGAAAGCTTTCGATCTCAACGGCCCCAATACTTGCCGGCTGCTTTCGAAAGAAGAGTTCAGGACGCTAAAAAATCGCATCGGCGCTGACCCGCTGCGCGCCGACGCCGACCCGGAGCTTGCATGGCAGAAGATCACGAAATCGCGAAAGGCCATCGGGGCGTTGCTGCTGGACCAGAGCGTCGTTGCCGGCATCGGTAACATCTATCGAGCCGAAATCCTGTTCAAGCTGGGCATCCATCCGGAAACGAAAGGTTGCGAGCTGAGTCGCGAAACGTTTGACGAACTTTGGGCGCTATCGGTTGAGCTATTGCAGATCGGATTGAAGTACAATCGCATCATCACGGTGGACCGAAGCGATATCGACAAACCGCTCAGTCGGCTGACGCGAGCCGAACGGTTGCTGGTTTATAAAAAGAGTCGGTGTTCGAATTGCGGCAACCGCGTGCGTCAGTGGGAAGTCGCGGCGCGGAAAATGTACGCCTGCGAGAAGTGTCAGCGAAGGGTGGCATAG